In one Zymobacter palmae genomic region, the following are encoded:
- a CDS encoding flagellar hook assembly protein FlgD: MSSVIGASSTSISTIPVNKSSSSSSSDSSTTSASTDLQQQFMTLLMAQLQNQDPTDPASNTETTAQLAQINTVSGIESLNTTLKGITSQIDSTQQLQASSLIGHGVLVNGDRIMVSSTDDGVATTPFGFNLAAAADKVTLKITNNSGEVVKSFDLGAQNAGMQSMTWDGLDESGNAVTSGNYHAVVSASSQGSAVNVSALNYAMVNGVLNTGTSGTVQLDLGTSGNATMNDVYQIY, translated from the coding sequence ATGAGCAGTGTAATTGGTGCCTCGTCGACGTCGATCTCGACCATTCCGGTAAACAAGAGTTCGTCATCGTCCAGCAGCGATTCTTCAACAACGTCCGCCAGCACCGATCTGCAGCAGCAGTTCATGACGCTGCTGATGGCGCAGTTGCAGAACCAGGATCCGACCGATCCGGCCAGCAACACGGAAACCACCGCACAGCTGGCTCAGATCAATACCGTTAGCGGTATCGAAAGCCTGAACACCACGCTGAAAGGCATCACCAGCCAGATTGACAGTACGCAGCAGCTGCAGGCCAGTTCGCTGATTGGGCACGGCGTATTGGTTAACGGTGATCGCATCATGGTGTCCAGTACGGATGATGGCGTGGCAACGACACCGTTCGGATTCAACCTGGCGGCGGCCGCCGACAAAGTCACGCTTAAGATCACCAACAACAGTGGTGAAGTGGTCAAGAGCTTTGATCTGGGCGCGCAGAATGCGGGCATGCAGTCGATGACGTGGGATGGTCTGGATGAGTCTGGCAATGCCGTAACCTCTGGCAATTACCATGCCGTTGTCTCTGCGTCCTCTCAGGGCAGCGCTGTCAATGTGAGTGCGCTCAACTATGCAATGGTCAATGGCGTGCTCAATACCGGTACTAGCGGCACCGTTCAGTTGGATCTAGGGACAAGCGGCAACGCTACGATGAACGACGTCTATCAGATCTACTGA
- the flgC gene encoding flagellar basal body rod protein FlgC: MPSIFDISGSALTAQSQRMNAVSSNLANADSVADPHGQPYRAREVVFQADIQPGEAVGGVTVSQVVENQRPLRREYSPGHPMADAQGYITMPNVDPTEEMVNMISASRSYQANLEVLSTHKTLMSKTLSMGQ, translated from the coding sequence ATGCCGTCCATCTTCGATATTTCAGGCTCCGCGCTGACCGCCCAGTCGCAGCGCATGAACGCCGTGTCGAGCAACCTGGCCAACGCCGACAGCGTTGCTGACCCGCACGGACAGCCTTACCGGGCACGCGAAGTCGTGTTTCAGGCCGACATCCAGCCCGGCGAGGCCGTTGGCGGCGTCACGGTTTCACAAGTTGTCGAAAACCAGCGGCCGCTGCGCCGCGAGTATTCGCCGGGCCATCCCATGGCGGATGCGCAGGGCTACATCACCATGCCGAACGTCGATCCGACTGAAGAAATGGTCAACATGATTTCAGCGTCACGCTCCTATCAGGCCAACCTTGAAGTGCTGAGTACGCACAAGACCCTGATGAGCAAGACGCTGTCGATGGGGCAGTAG
- the flgB gene encoding flagellar basal body rod protein FlgB — MLDQLNASFNFMQQSLSLHAQRQEVLSANIANADTPNYKARDFDFSSQLDAALQDSQAGMSSARTLAVTSPGHMAGAASGALDDPQLGYRIPAQSSLDGNTVDMDMERVNFAENSLHYQADLQMITNHIQSMTTVMRGSE, encoded by the coding sequence ATGCTTGACCAGCTGAACGCATCCTTCAATTTCATGCAGCAATCGCTGTCGTTGCATGCGCAGCGACAGGAAGTGCTGTCTGCCAATATCGCTAATGCGGACACCCCCAACTATAAGGCGCGCGATTTCGACTTCAGCAGTCAGCTCGATGCGGCGCTTCAGGATTCTCAGGCGGGCATGAGCAGCGCCCGTACGCTGGCGGTGACTTCACCGGGGCACATGGCAGGCGCAGCCTCCGGTGCACTGGATGATCCGCAGCTAGGGTATCGCATTCCCGCGCAGTCCAGTCTCGATGGCAACACTGTGGATATGGACATGGAGCGCGTCAACTTCGCTGAGAACAGTCTGCATTATCAGGCGGATCTTCAGATGATCACCAACCATATCCAGAGCATGACGACGGTGATGCGCGGTTCCGAGTGA
- the flgA gene encoding flagellar basal body P-ring formation chaperone FlgA, producing MKRRALGLAAALLISANAAASEEQSDPLVSVVQHYVERVVAQQETSGKIVVDVVPALTNAGLCQMPCPFMPAGQRMRGNITVGVKCINEQGHDMPRYYRARIGIEDDYIVAARDLMPGTLLSAADIDTQHGDITRLTTSNAPLARAADVVGQRLTRRVVAGAPLQTTMVKAPLVITRNSRVTVIARQAGFTITAQGTAMDEAPSEGQLRVRMDSKKIIMARATAPGEAVAIH from the coding sequence ATGAAGCGACGTGCATTGGGACTTGCAGCAGCGCTGCTGATATCTGCGAATGCAGCAGCCAGCGAAGAACAGAGCGACCCACTCGTTTCAGTCGTCCAGCATTATGTTGAGCGCGTCGTGGCACAACAGGAAACCTCTGGAAAGATCGTTGTAGACGTGGTCCCCGCCCTCACGAATGCTGGGCTCTGCCAGATGCCTTGTCCGTTCATGCCGGCAGGACAGCGCATGCGGGGCAACATTACGGTGGGCGTGAAATGCATCAACGAACAAGGCCATGACATGCCGCGCTACTACCGTGCCCGTATCGGCATCGAAGATGATTACATCGTGGCCGCACGCGACCTGATGCCTGGCACCTTGCTGTCCGCTGCCGATATCGACACACAGCACGGCGATATCACGCGCCTGACCACCAGCAATGCACCGCTGGCACGCGCCGCGGATGTCGTCGGCCAGCGCCTGACACGCCGCGTCGTGGCAGGAGCGCCGCTGCAGACCACCATGGTTAAGGCTCCGCTCGTGATCACGCGTAATTCCCGCGTTACCGTCATTGCACGGCAGGCTGGTTTCACGATCACCGCGCAGGGCACGGCGATGGACGAAGCACCTTCAGAGGGACAGCTGCGGGTGCGGATGGATTCGAAGAAGATCATCATGGCGAGGGCAACAGCCCCCGGCGAAGCGGTTGCTATCCATTAA
- the flgM gene encoding flagellar biosynthesis anti-sigma factor FlgM, with translation MKINQINGAVATLSSPNAAASERTDDTRTASTSRAPESSATWQSTVSETVSDNSQDIDTARVSKIREAIQNGEFKIDVEKIADGLIDDTRRYLDQD, from the coding sequence ATGAAAATCAACCAGATCAATGGCGCTGTTGCCACGCTGAGCAGCCCGAATGCGGCCGCTTCTGAGCGAACCGACGACACTCGCACGGCGTCCACTTCCCGCGCACCGGAAAGTTCTGCCACGTGGCAGTCCACGGTATCCGAAACCGTGTCCGACAACAGCCAAGACATCGACACCGCACGCGTGAGCAAAATTCGAGAAGCCATTCAGAACGGTGAGTTCAAAATCGACGTTGAAAAGATCGCCGACGGTCTGATCGACGACACCCGTCGCTATCTCGATCAGGATTAG
- a CDS encoding flagella synthesis protein FlgN, whose amino-acid sequence MTTARTLSHALEQMSDALAELRVLMRREHELFAHANIDIAALSEITQQKAQLLGQLETFEQQRREVIEQQGFNGRDRDASLAAADAIGEGERWQDILEVARQVKSMNAVSATIIEERSRIERQLMKAIRPEESEPLYGASGRPQRHRASRYRVVG is encoded by the coding sequence ATGACGACAGCTCGTACCCTTTCACACGCCCTGGAGCAGATGAGCGACGCCCTTGCCGAGCTCAGAGTGCTTATGCGCCGCGAACACGAACTGTTTGCTCATGCAAACATCGACATCGCCGCACTCAGTGAGATCACACAGCAAAAAGCACAGCTGCTCGGACAGCTCGAAACGTTCGAACAGCAGCGTCGTGAAGTCATCGAACAACAGGGATTCAACGGCCGCGACCGCGATGCCAGCCTGGCAGCCGCCGACGCCATCGGTGAAGGCGAACGCTGGCAGGATATTCTGGAAGTAGCCCGCCAAGTGAAGTCGATGAATGCCGTCAGTGCGACCATCATTGAAGAACGCTCCCGTATCGAGCGTCAGCTGATGAAGGCTATTCGTCCGGAAGAGAGCGAACCGCTCTACGGTGCCAGCGGCCGCCCGCAACGCCACCGTGCCTCGCGGTACCGCGTCGTCGGCTAA
- the phnP gene encoding phosphonate metabolism protein PhnP, producing the protein MSPLFTFRFLGTGDARQVPVFDCDCDVCHRAQLESRWQRHSCCAALYSPKGILLIDAGLPSLAPWLSMYTQRCILLTHYHMDHVQGLFPLRWGVGKPIPVYGPPDLAGCDDLFKHPGMLDFKPPLMAFQPLHLHRLRITPVPLNHSRPTLGYLIETSECRIAYLTDTVGLPDETLQFLEQQGTLDRLIIDCTEPPAAVMPRNHNDLTSALHIHVRLRPQETYLTHIGHALDVYLQTHVLPQGVQVARDGMSFTL; encoded by the coding sequence GTGTCCCCACTCTTTACGTTTCGCTTTCTAGGTACCGGAGATGCACGTCAGGTGCCCGTGTTCGATTGCGATTGCGACGTCTGCCATCGCGCTCAGCTTGAATCTCGCTGGCAACGGCACTCCTGCTGTGCCGCGCTCTACAGCCCGAAGGGCATTCTGCTGATCGATGCGGGGTTACCGTCGCTGGCACCGTGGCTGTCCATGTATACGCAGCGCTGCATCCTGTTGACCCATTATCATATGGATCATGTTCAGGGGCTCTTTCCGCTGCGCTGGGGTGTCGGCAAGCCGATTCCCGTCTATGGCCCGCCCGATCTGGCGGGGTGCGATGATCTGTTCAAGCATCCCGGTATGCTGGATTTCAAGCCGCCGCTGATGGCCTTTCAACCGCTGCACCTCCATCGGCTCAGGATCACCCCGGTGCCGCTGAACCACTCGCGTCCGACGCTGGGGTATCTGATCGAAACCTCGGAGTGTCGCATCGCCTATTTGACCGATACGGTGGGGTTGCCCGACGAGACCTTACAGTTCCTTGAGCAGCAGGGCACGTTGGATCGGCTGATCATTGACTGCACAGAGCCGCCTGCCGCGGTCATGCCGCGCAACCACAATGATCTGACAAGTGCATTGCATATCCACGTCCGTCTGCGCCCGCAGGAGACCTACCTGACGCATATCGGGCACGCGCTGGATGTTTACCTGCAGACCCACGTGCTGCCGCAGGGTGTACAGGTCGCGCGGGACGGTATGAGCTTTACGCTGTGA
- the phnN gene encoding ribose 1,5-bisphosphokinase yields MSMLVYLMGASGAGKDSLLDALRQAAVPRLLVAHRYITRPAGMTGENHIALSQAEFALRRDNGLFALYWQAHDCQYAIGAEIDLWLTRRLDVVVNGSRAYLPHAQARYGQRLLPICLTVAPDVLRQRLMARGRESPAQIDERLQRAETAQRQLPATCLFIENNGPLADTANRFRALLAHPISA; encoded by the coding sequence ATGAGCATGCTTGTCTATCTGATGGGAGCATCAGGGGCAGGCAAGGACAGTCTGCTTGACGCATTGCGTCAAGCAGCTGTTCCTCGACTGCTGGTGGCTCACCGCTATATCACTCGACCCGCAGGCATGACTGGGGAGAACCACATCGCGCTCAGTCAGGCTGAGTTTGCACTCCGGCGCGACAACGGTCTGTTTGCACTGTATTGGCAGGCCCACGACTGTCAGTACGCTATTGGTGCTGAAATCGACCTATGGCTGACGCGACGACTGGACGTGGTGGTCAATGGCTCGCGGGCCTATCTGCCGCACGCTCAGGCGCGTTACGGTCAGCGCCTACTTCCCATATGCCTGACCGTGGCCCCGGATGTGCTGCGCCAGCGTTTGATGGCGCGAGGACGCGAGTCGCCCGCCCAGATCGATGAGCGGTTGCAGCGCGCAGAAACGGCACAGCGCCAACTGCCAGCGACCTGCCTGTTTATCGAAAATAATGGTCCGCTGGCGGATACCGCGAATCGGTTCCGAGCGCTGTTGGCGCATCCGATCAGCGCATAG
- the phnM gene encoding alpha-D-ribose 1-methylphosphonate 5-triphosphate diphosphatase has product MIITNVRMVLDDEVVFGSLEVTDGVISGIGEGYSHQPGAIDGEGGWLLPGLIELHTDNLDKCFTPRPGVNWPDAAAMRNHDGLLISNGITTVMDALAVGDVRDGGHRLDNLRRMTDAVASSQRAGVNRADHYLHLRCELPHKDTFTLFEQLADLPQVKLASLMDHSPGQRQFASREKYYQYYKGKYHLDDEQMAAFEAEQIAGSQRWSQPNRYAIAELCRKKGIVMASHDDATVAHVNESQQLGVDIAEFPTTGAAAQAAHQAGMRVLMGAPNIICGGSHSGNVAAHQLATAGLLDILSSDYYPASLLDAAFMVAEDDSNLLDLPAAVALVSRHPAEVLHMNDRGSLQEGKRADLLLVQRQAPRTQLMQVWRQGRRVY; this is encoded by the coding sequence ATGATCATTACCAACGTACGTATGGTGCTCGACGATGAGGTGGTGTTCGGATCACTGGAGGTGACTGATGGTGTGATTTCGGGCATCGGTGAAGGGTACAGTCACCAGCCGGGTGCAATCGACGGCGAAGGCGGCTGGCTTCTGCCGGGGCTGATCGAACTGCATACCGATAACCTCGATAAGTGCTTCACGCCCCGCCCCGGGGTGAACTGGCCCGATGCCGCTGCCATGCGCAACCACGATGGGCTGTTGATCTCCAACGGCATCACCACCGTTATGGATGCATTGGCCGTGGGCGATGTGCGTGATGGCGGGCACCGTTTGGATAACCTGCGCCGTATGACCGACGCCGTCGCGAGCAGCCAGCGGGCGGGTGTGAACCGGGCCGATCACTATCTCCATCTGCGCTGTGAGCTGCCGCACAAGGATACCTTCACGCTGTTTGAGCAGCTGGCTGATCTACCGCAGGTCAAGCTGGCGTCGCTGATGGACCATTCGCCGGGTCAGCGTCAGTTTGCCTCGCGCGAGAAGTACTACCAGTACTACAAGGGCAAGTACCACCTTGATGATGAACAGATGGCCGCCTTTGAAGCTGAGCAGATCGCAGGGTCGCAGCGCTGGTCTCAGCCCAACCGTTATGCCATTGCAGAGCTGTGTCGCAAGAAAGGCATCGTGATGGCCAGTCATGACGACGCAACCGTGGCGCATGTGAACGAGTCGCAGCAGCTGGGCGTTGACATTGCCGAGTTTCCGACCACAGGGGCGGCCGCGCAGGCGGCACATCAAGCCGGCATGCGCGTGCTGATGGGCGCACCCAATATCATCTGTGGCGGATCGCATTCGGGCAACGTGGCAGCGCATCAGCTGGCCACCGCAGGATTGCTGGATATCCTGTCATCGGACTACTACCCCGCCAGTCTGCTGGACGCGGCCTTCATGGTGGCCGAGGACGACAGCAATCTGCTGGATTTGCCCGCCGCAGTGGCACTGGTGTCGCGCCATCCTGCAGAAGTGCTGCACATGAATGATCGTGGCAGCCTTCAGGAAGGAAAACGTGCCGACCTGCTGTTGGTGCAGCGACAGGCACCGCGAACCCAACTGATGCAGGTATGGCGTCAAGGCAGAAGGGTGTACTGA
- the phnL gene encoding phosphonate C-P lyase system protein PhnL: protein MDIQLRVENVSKTFVLHNQNGTRLPVFHDISLTVAGGECVALNGHSGSGKSTLLRSLYGNYQPDGGHIFVRHRGGWVDMVSADARDVLQVRRYTVGWVSQFLRVIPRISTLEVVIQPLLEQGADRQESEHRAGELLTRLNVPERLWSLAPATFSGGEQQRVNIARGFIGDFPILLLDEPTASLDVANRNAVVQLIQEAKARGCAVVGIFHDEEVRQTVADHDYMMAIAATDREVTA from the coding sequence ATGGATATACAACTGCGCGTTGAAAACGTCAGCAAGACCTTCGTGCTGCATAACCAGAATGGCACGCGGCTACCGGTCTTCCATGACATCAGCCTGACGGTGGCCGGCGGTGAGTGCGTGGCGCTCAACGGCCACTCGGGCAGTGGCAAGTCCACACTGCTGCGTTCACTGTACGGCAACTACCAACCCGACGGCGGCCATATCTTCGTGCGCCACCGCGGCGGCTGGGTCGATATGGTGAGCGCCGATGCGCGTGATGTGTTGCAGGTGCGTCGCTACACGGTGGGGTGGGTCAGCCAGTTCTTACGGGTCATCCCGCGCATCAGCACGCTGGAAGTGGTCATCCAGCCGCTGCTTGAGCAGGGAGCCGACCGTCAGGAAAGCGAACATCGGGCGGGCGAGTTACTGACACGCCTCAACGTGCCCGAACGGCTGTGGTCGTTAGCACCGGCCACGTTCTCGGGTGGCGAGCAGCAGCGCGTCAATATCGCCCGCGGCTTCATCGGTGATTTCCCGATCCTGTTGCTGGACGAACCAACGGCATCGCTGGACGTGGCGAACCGCAATGCAGTAGTGCAGCTCATTCAGGAAGCAAAGGCTCGCGGCTGTGCGGTCGTGGGTATCTTTCACGATGAAGAAGTGCGTCAGACGGTGGCCGATCATGACTACATGATGGCGATCGCGGCCACCGATAGGGAGGTGACGGCATGA
- the phnK gene encoding phosphonate C-P lyase system protein PhnK encodes MTHDRTTEDAPVLAVDHLTHLYAPGKGFEDVSFNLWPGEVLGIVGESGSGKTTLLNAISARLEPQQGSVTYRSRTGEALSIYSIAERQRRLLMRTEWGIVWQQPLAGLRAAVSAGGNIGERLMAVGDRHYGHIRKQALKWMSNVELPENRVDDLPTTFSGGMQQRLQIARNLVTGPRLIFMDEPTGGLDVSVQARLLDLLRTLVVEMQLAVVIVTHDLGVARLLSHRLLVMQRGRVVEQGLTDRVLDDPHHPYTQLLVSSVL; translated from the coding sequence ATGACGCATGACCGCACGACAGAAGACGCGCCAGTACTGGCGGTAGATCATCTGACGCACCTCTATGCTCCCGGCAAAGGGTTTGAGGATGTGTCTTTCAACCTCTGGCCTGGTGAAGTGCTGGGCATCGTGGGCGAGTCGGGGTCAGGGAAGACCACGTTGCTCAATGCCATTTCCGCACGGCTAGAACCTCAGCAAGGTAGCGTGACGTATCGGTCGCGCACCGGCGAGGCCTTGTCGATCTACAGCATTGCCGAACGTCAGCGGCGTCTGTTGATGCGCACGGAATGGGGCATCGTCTGGCAGCAACCGCTGGCAGGCCTCCGTGCGGCGGTATCGGCCGGTGGCAATATCGGTGAGCGACTAATGGCGGTCGGCGACCGCCATTACGGGCATATCCGCAAGCAGGCGCTCAAATGGATGAGCAATGTCGAGCTGCCGGAAAACCGAGTGGATGATCTGCCTACCACCTTTTCAGGGGGGATGCAGCAGCGCTTGCAGATCGCCCGCAATCTAGTGACGGGACCGCGGCTGATTTTTATGGATGAACCAACCGGCGGACTGGACGTATCCGTACAGGCCCGCCTGCTTGATCTGCTGCGCACGCTGGTGGTCGAGATGCAGCTGGCTGTCGTGATCGTGACCCATGACCTGGGCGTCGCGCGCCTGCTATCTCACCGCTTATTGGTGATGCAGCGTGGCCGTGTCGTTGAGCAGGGGTTGACCGACCGGGTGCTGGATGATCCTCATCATCCCTATACCCAGCTGTTGGTGTCATCGGTTCTCTAA
- a CDS encoding alpha-D-ribose 1-methylphosphonate 5-phosphate C-P-lyase PhnJ, protein MSSETVRARSTRPLRAETDAWNYAYLDEDTKGMIRRAILKAIAIPGHQIPFGSREMPMPYGWGTGGIQVTASIIGPDDVLKVIDQGSDDTTNAVSIRAFFRTVAQVETTESTADATVIQTRHRIPETPLQHGQIIVYQVPIPEPLRFIEPRETETRRMHALEEYGVMHVKLYEDISRFGHIATTYAYPVRVNDRYVMDPSPIPKFDNPKMNMMPALQLFGAGREKRIYAVPPYTRVESLDFDDYPFTVQQWDEPCAICGSRTSFLDEVVIDDNGERMFVCSDTDYCHQQLAAQQKEVSHDA, encoded by the coding sequence ATGAGCAGTGAAACTGTCCGCGCTCGTTCGACAAGGCCGCTGCGTGCGGAAACGGATGCCTGGAACTATGCCTATCTGGATGAAGACACCAAGGGCATGATTCGCCGAGCGATTCTCAAGGCGATCGCCATTCCGGGCCATCAGATTCCCTTTGGCAGCCGTGAAATGCCGATGCCGTATGGCTGGGGAACGGGCGGCATTCAGGTCACGGCGAGCATCATCGGCCCCGACGATGTGTTGAAGGTCATTGACCAGGGCTCCGATGACACGACCAATGCCGTGTCCATTCGCGCCTTCTTCCGAACCGTGGCGCAGGTAGAAACGACGGAAAGCACCGCAGATGCCACGGTGATCCAGACCCGTCACCGCATTCCAGAAACGCCGCTTCAGCACGGCCAGATCATCGTCTATCAGGTGCCGATTCCTGAGCCGTTGCGCTTTATTGAGCCGCGCGAGACCGAAACCCGTCGCATGCATGCACTGGAAGAGTACGGGGTTATGCACGTCAAGCTCTACGAAGACATTTCGCGGTTTGGCCACATTGCCACCACCTATGCCTATCCGGTGCGCGTCAATGACCGCTATGTGATGGATCCGTCGCCGATTCCTAAGTTCGACAACCCGAAGATGAACATGATGCCAGCGCTACAGCTGTTTGGGGCGGGGCGTGAAAAGCGTATCTATGCGGTGCCGCCCTATACGCGGGTGGAAAGTCTCGATTTCGATGATTACCCCTTCACTGTCCAACAGTGGGATGAGCCCTGCGCTATCTGTGGTTCGCGCACCAGCTTCTTGGATGAGGTGGTTATCGACGATAACGGCGAACGCATGTTCGTCTGTTCCGACACCGATTATTGCCATCAGCAGCTAGCGGCTCAGCAGAAGGAGGTGAGTCATGACGCATGA
- a CDS encoding carbon-phosphorus lyase complex subunit PhnI — protein sequence MYVAVKGGEQAIKAAHQLQACRRRGALAVPEIGCDQIEQQLGLAVDRVMTEGNVYDRELAALAIKQASGDLVEAIFLLRAYRSTLPRWAVSEPLDTTRMRLERRVSAIFKDLPGGQLLGPTYDYTHRLLDFSLLAEGEAPVAPLASPQADDTQADADEAVRHAFDFLAQQGLVPPVPVDDVDPVDITVTPPGYPAPRSARLQQLVRGDEGFLLSLGYSTQRGYGRNHPFVTEIRTGYVTVSLTVEEVGFEIDIGDILLTECETVNGFIKPAQGAPHFTRGYGLAFGRAERKAISVALADRALQSAEYHDEVKGPAQDEEFVLSHVDNVEAAGFVSHLKLPHYVDFQSELELLKRLRQEYQAATGDREDQHEQ from the coding sequence ATGTATGTCGCTGTGAAAGGAGGTGAGCAGGCCATCAAGGCCGCTCACCAGCTGCAGGCCTGCCGTCGGCGCGGTGCGCTGGCGGTGCCAGAAATCGGCTGCGATCAAATTGAACAGCAGCTGGGGCTGGCCGTCGATCGCGTTATGACTGAAGGCAACGTGTATGACCGTGAGCTGGCGGCACTGGCCATCAAGCAGGCGAGTGGTGATCTGGTCGAAGCAATCTTTCTGCTGCGTGCCTATCGCTCGACGCTGCCACGCTGGGCAGTAAGTGAGCCGCTTGATACCACCCGGATGCGCCTTGAACGGCGCGTCTCGGCCATTTTCAAGGATCTGCCCGGCGGTCAGCTGCTCGGCCCGACCTATGACTATACCCACCGTCTGCTGGACTTTTCGCTGCTGGCGGAAGGAGAAGCCCCCGTCGCGCCGTTGGCTTCACCTCAGGCCGATGACACGCAGGCCGATGCCGATGAAGCCGTGCGCCATGCGTTCGACTTTCTGGCGCAGCAAGGCTTGGTGCCACCGGTACCCGTGGACGATGTCGATCCTGTCGACATCACGGTAACGCCACCGGGCTACCCGGCTCCGCGCTCGGCGCGTCTGCAACAGTTGGTACGGGGGGATGAGGGCTTCCTGCTGTCGCTGGGGTATTCCACCCAGCGTGGCTATGGTCGCAATCACCCCTTTGTGACAGAAATCCGGACGGGCTACGTCACGGTATCGCTGACGGTTGAGGAGGTTGGGTTTGAAATCGACATTGGCGACATCCTGCTGACCGAGTGCGAAACCGTTAATGGCTTTATCAAGCCGGCCCAGGGGGCACCGCACTTCACTCGCGGCTATGGGCTGGCTTTTGGTCGCGCCGAACGCAAGGCTATCTCGGTCGCGCTGGCCGATCGTGCGCTGCAGTCGGCGGAGTACCACGACGAGGTCAAGGGGCCGGCACAGGACGAGGAGTTTGTGCTGTCTCACGTCGATAACGTCGAAGCGGCCGGCTTCGTTTCCCACCTCAAGCTGCCGCACTACGTCGATTTTCAATCTGAGCTGGAATTGCTCAAACGTCTGCGTCAGGAATATCAGGCCGCTACGGGCGACCGGGAGGATCAGCATGAGCAGTGA
- the phnH gene encoding phosphonate C-P lyase system protein PhnH has product MTVAHGFSDSVIGTQHCFRRVAVAMSEPGTRVQVPDVAGTNTVSAAASAVLLTLTSHDTPLFIDPSFDDDALIQLLKLHTNPPLVTNPQEAQFALLNGREGVCDPSAFFCGTDEAPERSATLIVDVEQLTSFHELMLTGPGISTYRVISPVLPLALEGYLCSRPHAFPLGIDVIVTSGDELIAIPRTTQVEEC; this is encoded by the coding sequence ATGACGGTTGCACATGGTTTTTCCGATTCAGTGATAGGTACTCAGCACTGCTTCCGTCGTGTAGCGGTGGCGATGAGCGAGCCGGGCACGCGAGTACAGGTGCCTGACGTTGCCGGAACCAACACGGTAAGTGCGGCCGCCAGCGCCGTACTGCTAACGCTGACCAGTCACGACACACCACTGTTCATTGACCCAAGCTTCGACGATGACGCGCTGATCCAGCTGTTGAAGCTGCACACCAACCCTCCATTAGTGACGAATCCGCAAGAGGCGCAGTTCGCGCTGCTCAATGGCCGCGAGGGTGTCTGTGATCCCAGTGCGTTCTTCTGCGGTACGGATGAAGCGCCTGAGCGCTCCGCGACGCTGATCGTCGATGTCGAACAGCTCACCAGCTTCCACGAGCTGATGCTGACCGGTCCCGGTATCAGCACCTATCGCGTTATCTCGCCCGTTCTGCCGTTGGCGCTGGAAGGCTATCTCTGTTCGCGCCCGCATGCCTTTCCGCTGGGCATCGACGTCATTGTGACGTCGGGCGATGAGCTCATCGCGATTCCGAGAACCACGCAGGTGGAGGAGTGCTGA
- the phnG gene encoding phosphonate C-P lyase system protein PhnG, with product MSSLTRERRQWMAVLAQSSADVLERQCKPLKLKPDYQLLRPTQIGLVQLQGRMEVTGARFMLGDMTVSRAAVQLKDGTCGYSYVIGRNRLHAERCAWLDALLQTEEVSARLWDKVVIPLHEQLQAQRAHQHDDVAASRVNFFTLVRGE from the coding sequence ATGAGCAGTCTCACGCGGGAACGCCGCCAATGGATGGCGGTACTGGCACAGAGCAGCGCGGATGTGCTTGAGCGGCAGTGTAAGCCCCTGAAGCTCAAGCCCGACTATCAGCTGTTGCGCCCCACTCAGATTGGATTGGTACAGCTGCAAGGGCGAATGGAAGTGACCGGTGCGCGCTTCATGTTAGGCGATATGACCGTCAGCCGTGCGGCCGTGCAGCTGAAAGACGGTACCTGCGGTTATAGCTATGTGATCGGGCGTAACCGTCTGCATGCCGAACGCTGTGCTTGGCTTGATGCCCTGTTGCAGACCGAAGAGGTGTCCGCGCGGCTCTGGGATAAGGTCGTTATCCCTTTGCATGAACAGTTGCAGGCACAGCGCGCGCACCAGCACGACGATGTGGCGGCTAGCCGCGTGAACTTCTTCACCCTAGTAAGAGGAGAGTGA